A part of Macrobrachium nipponense isolate FS-2020 chromosome 26, ASM1510439v2, whole genome shotgun sequence genomic DNA contains:
- the LOC135199935 gene encoding uncharacterized protein LOC135199935, protein MKVVAVRGTIFVALIVVGSSSPHLIQPKGHDDFDDQKSHQPTHAPQYYQVHQPIILQPIPYSGLYGGGIQGSYGVGYVSGFHGSGFGGGLHGGSGYSQKGGIHGGSGLGLKGLSHKGGSPWEAWFKGQR, encoded by the exons ATGAAGGTGGTGGCC gtcaGAGGTACGATCTTCGTAGCTCTTATCGTCGTGGGATCGTCCAGTCCCCACCTCATCCAACCGAAAGGTCACGACGACTTTGACGACCAAAAATCCCATCAACCAACTCATGCACCACAGTACTACCAAGTTCACCAACCCATCATTCTTCAACCGATCCCTTACAGTGGTCTTTATGGTGGAGGAATTCAAGGTAGTTATGGAGTGGGTTATGTCAGTGGGTTTCATGGATCTGGCTTCGGAGGTGGTCTTCACGGAGGCTCTGGTTACAGTCAGAAAGGTGGAATCCATGGAGGCTCTGGTTTAGGCCTCAAAGGTTTAAGCCATAAAGGGGGAAGCCCATGGGAGGCTTGGTTTAAAGGTCAAAGGTAA